One region of Pogona vitticeps strain Pit_001003342236 chromosome 1, PviZW2.1, whole genome shotgun sequence genomic DNA includes:
- the GPATCH11 gene encoding G patch domain-containing protein 11 isoform X1 produces the protein MDDAEEDYMSDSFININQDVRPGMPLPRRVKETFKKEEKQKEANEKSRQKSLKEQEREQRETVLNIALGNENKGFAMLQKMGYRSGQPLGKSGKGITEPIPLNITTGRSGLGHEEVRKRKAAENLESYRRKMHMKNQMEKQTADLFKLRLKTEQEQRQIKRDLVKSQKACQQLDVQKGLECPKEIWYWISPTNEEEGDVEEEESEEKEEEPKECEKLQMLTAYLREDHFYCIWCGTAYEDQEDMSTNCPGDTFADHE, from the exons ATGGATGATGCAGAAGAGGACTACATGTCTGATTCGTTTATTAACATTAA TCAGGATGTTAGGCCAGGAATGCCACTACCAAGACGTGTGAAGGAAACCtttaagaaagaggaaaaacaaaaggaagccaATGAGAAGAGCCGGCAGAAAAGtctaaaagagcaggaaagagagcAGCGTGAGACTGTTTTAAACATTGCCCtgggaaatgaaaataaaggcTTTGCTATGCTTCAGAAGATGGGCTACAGAAGTGGACAACCTCTTGGCAAGAGTG GAAAAGGGATTACCGAGCCCATTCCTCTGAACATTACCACAG GTAGAAGTGGGCTTGGCCATGAAGAAGTGAGAAAACGGAAAGCTGCTGAAAACCTGGAAAGCTACAGAAGAAAAATGCATATGAAGAACCAGATGGAAAAGCAGACAGCTGATCTCTTCAA ATTGAGACTGAAGACAGAACAGGAACAACGGCAAATAAAGCGGGACCTTGTGAAAAGTCAAAAAGCCTGTCAACAATTAGATGTACAGAAG gGCCTTGAATGCCCCAAAGAGATTTGGTACTGGATAAGTCCAACAaatgaagaagaaggagatgTGGAAGAAGAGGAAtcggaggagaaagaagaagaacccaaa GAATGTGAAAAATTACAAATGTTGACAGCTTATTTAAGAGAAgatcatttttattgtatttggtGTGGAACAGCCTATGAAG ATCAAGAAGACATGTCCACCAACTGCCCCGGAGATACTTTTGCAGATCATGAATGA
- the GPATCH11 gene encoding G patch domain-containing protein 11 isoform X2 yields the protein MLPEKEASCQDVRPGMPLPRRVKETFKKEEKQKEANEKSRQKSLKEQEREQRETVLNIALGNENKGFAMLQKMGYRSGQPLGKSGKGITEPIPLNITTGRSGLGHEEVRKRKAAENLESYRRKMHMKNQMEKQTADLFKLRLKTEQEQRQIKRDLVKSQKACQQLDVQKGLECPKEIWYWISPTNEEEGDVEEEESEEKEEEPKECEKLQMLTAYLREDHFYCIWCGTAYEDQEDMSTNCPGDTFADHE from the exons ATGCTGCCGGAGAAGGAGGCCAGCTG TCAGGATGTTAGGCCAGGAATGCCACTACCAAGACGTGTGAAGGAAACCtttaagaaagaggaaaaacaaaaggaagccaATGAGAAGAGCCGGCAGAAAAGtctaaaagagcaggaaagagagcAGCGTGAGACTGTTTTAAACATTGCCCtgggaaatgaaaataaaggcTTTGCTATGCTTCAGAAGATGGGCTACAGAAGTGGACAACCTCTTGGCAAGAGTG GAAAAGGGATTACCGAGCCCATTCCTCTGAACATTACCACAG GTAGAAGTGGGCTTGGCCATGAAGAAGTGAGAAAACGGAAAGCTGCTGAAAACCTGGAAAGCTACAGAAGAAAAATGCATATGAAGAACCAGATGGAAAAGCAGACAGCTGATCTCTTCAA ATTGAGACTGAAGACAGAACAGGAACAACGGCAAATAAAGCGGGACCTTGTGAAAAGTCAAAAAGCCTGTCAACAATTAGATGTACAGAAG gGCCTTGAATGCCCCAAAGAGATTTGGTACTGGATAAGTCCAACAaatgaagaagaaggagatgTGGAAGAAGAGGAAtcggaggagaaagaagaagaacccaaa GAATGTGAAAAATTACAAATGTTGACAGCTTATTTAAGAGAAgatcatttttattgtatttggtGTGGAACAGCCTATGAAG ATCAAGAAGACATGTCCACCAACTGCCCCGGAGATACTTTTGCAGATCATGAATGA